The Setaria italica strain Yugu1 chromosome IX, Setaria_italica_v2.0, whole genome shotgun sequence genome has a window encoding:
- the LOC101779594 gene encoding 3beta-hydroxysteroid-dehydrogenase/decarboxylase — translation MGSLHDGGSNNGGRQEEARRRWCAVTGGRGFMARHLVAALLRSGEWHVRVTDLAADIVLGPGENEGLLGDALRDGRAVYASADVCNLDQLIKAFEGVDVVFHTAAADSSKNNLQLHYKVNTEGTKNVIDACMICKVKRLIHTSSIAVVFDGVHGLLNVNESLPYPDKFPDAYAQTKAEAEKLVMKANGINDLLTCCIRPASIFGPGDIVIPTLDQCGKTHFIFGDGKNRDDFVYVENVVHGHICADKTLSTMEGAKTSGGKAYFITNMEPMNMWDFLYMLHEELGYKRLFKIRIPLVVIKPVSYLVEWAYNVLLHHYGFCPPQVLTPTRIKYLTLHRTFSCNRAAEELGYKPIVTLMDGLKIAVKSYIRLRNTNSY, via the exons ATGGGGTCGCTGCATGACGGTGGCAGCAACAATGGTGGCCGccaggaggaggcgaggcggcggtggtgcgcgGTGACCGGCGGCCGGGGATTCATGGCGAGGCACCTGGTGGCCGCGCTGCTCCGCTCCGGTGAGTGGCATGTGCGGGTcaccgacctcgccgccgataTCGTGCTCGGCCCCGGCGAGAACGAGGGACTCCTCGGCGATGCCCTCCGTGACGGCCGCGCCGTCTATGCCTCGGCGGACGTCTGCAACCTAGACCAGCTCATAAAAG CTTTTGAAGGGGTGGATGTTGTCTTCCACACAGCTGCTGCGGATTCTAGCAAGAATAACTTGCAACTTCACTATAAGGTCAACACCGAGG GTACAAAGAATGTAATtgatgcttgtatgatctgcaAGGTGAAAAGGCTTATACACACCAGTTCTATTGCTGTTGTGTtcgatggagttcatggacTTCTCAACGTGAATGAATCACTGCCATACCCAGACAAG TTTCCTGATGCATATGCACAAACAAAAGCAGAAGCAGAGAAGTTAGTTATGAAGGCCAATGGCATTAATGACCTTCTAACATGTTGCATACGCCCTGCTAGCATTTTTGGACCTGGTGACATAGTTATACCAACTCTGGATCAGTGCGGAAAAACACAt TTTATTTTTGGTGATGGGAAGAATCGTGATGATTTTGTGTATGTTGAAAATGTGGTACATGGTCACATTTGTGCTGATAAGACTCTTTCTACTATGGAGGGTGCAAAAACTAGTGGAGGCAAA GCCTACTTTATAACGAATATGGAGCCAATGAATATGTGGGACTTTCTATATATGCTTCATGAAGAACTTGGATACAAAAG ATTGTTCAAGATAAGAATACCTTTGGTTGTCATCAAGCCAGTAAGCTATTTGGTAGAGTGGGCATATAATGTTCTACTACACCATTATGGATTTTGCCCACCTCAAGTGCTAACACCAACAAGGATCAAGTATCTGACACTGCATAGAACATTTAGTTGTAACAGAGCTGCTGAAGAACTTGGCTACAAACCAATTGTGACACTTATG GATGGTCTGAAGATAGCAGTCAAATCATATATTCGGTTGCGAAATACAAATTCATATTAA